The Podospora pseudocomata strain CBS 415.72m chromosome 3, whole genome shotgun sequence genome window below encodes:
- the DEG1 gene encoding pseudouridine synthase deg1 (BUSCO:EOG09263UAJ; EggNog:ENOG503NUSU; COG:J): MNSFRALRRTIQGPAQAHKRAVTFGITTATRPSSSHITTHLPNSPQSPSNQNIEAKKTMDYQDWTKERLLERVKELEAQLKTQSQPPQQPTPVLQPPAAATPTITTEEGEPPKKKQKKKPTGIDPSRYSTRLIALKLSYLGKNYGGFEHSGYSNVPSIEEELWKALVKGCLITPADPSKIDFAPFEYSKCGRTDRGVSAFGQVISIRVRSNRPPSKPEQPAEEDVVMEGTPEQNNTPQLPGKKQQRKPQKEWEDIVDEINYPKVLNRLLPPDIKILAWAPTLPEGFSARFSCYERQYRYFFTNPSMAPTLLAPGEKSGWLDIAAMKKAAKYFEGLHDFRNFCKVDGGKQITSFQRRIFECDIEEVEGQDLGGVNFWGGEKKGKVYYFHVRGSAFLWHQIRHMVAIVFNVGQGLERPEVVRELLDVERNGRKPGYIMAEEVPLVLWDCVFPKRPEIVTGEGERKVLSRGEDERAFMHDPDFKGEIKFEDDGVDWVWLGEDQPGNLMGSNGLVDQLWEYWHERKMDELLSGLLLQQVATRADLTRKLGKEETAPKKNGKENLQRVYKGGNMTRSSGVYVPVMKKELMPTPVEINHKWAQSKGFKDSEDMANTKNWRSVIKANKAADKAAAAGGEKSV; the protein is encoded by the coding sequence ATGAACTCTTTCCGGGCCTTGCGGAGGACTATTCAAGGACCAGCGCAGGCGCACAAGCGAGCGGTGACTTTTGGTATCACAACCGCCACTCGTCCTTCTTCATCTCACATTACGACTCACTTACCGAACTCACCACAATCCCCATCGAATCAAAATATTGAAGCCAAAAAGACAATGGACTACCAAGACTGGACCAAAGAACGGCTCCTGGAGCGAGTCAAGGAACTGGAAGCTCAGCTTAAAACTCAgtcccaaccaccacaacaacccacACCAGTACTCCagcccccagcagcagcaacgccaacaataacaacagaagaaggcgaaccccccaaaaagaaacaaaagaaaaagcccACCGGCATCGACCCCTCCCGCTACAGCACCCGCCTCATCGCCCTCAAGCTCTCCTACCTGGGGAAAAACTACGGCGGCTTCGAGCACTCGGGCTACAGCAACGTCCCCTCCATTGAGGAAGAGCTCTGGAAAGCGCTTGTCAAAGGCTGTCTCATCACCCCGGCCGACCCGTCCAAAATCGACTTTGCGCCGTTCGAGTACAGCAAATGTGGACGGACGGACAGGGGGGTGAGTGCATTTGGGCAGGTGATTTCCATTCGGGTGAGGTCGAATAGACCCCCATCTAAACCGGAACAACCAGCGGAGGAAGATGTAGTGATGGAGGGGACACCAGAGcaaaacaacaccccccagcTGCCAGGAAAGAAGCAACAGCGAAAACCCCAAAAAGAGTGGGAGGATATTGTGGATGAAATCAACTACCCCAAGGTCCTCAACCGTCTTTTGCCTCCTGACATCAAGATTCTCGCCTGGGCGCCGACGCTGCCGGAGGGGTTCTCGGCCAGGTTTAGTTGTTACGAGAGGCAGTATAGATATTTCTttaccaacccctccatggCACCTACTCTTCTTGCTCCAGGGGAGAAGTCAGGGTGGCTTGACATTGCGGCTATGAAAAAAGCGGCAAAGTACTTTGAGGGGTTGCACGATTTTAGGAATTTTTGCAaggttgatggtgggaagCAGATAACCAGCTTTCAGAGGAGGATTTTTGAGTGTGATATtgaagaggtcgaggggcaggatttggggggggtgaatttttgggggggagagaagaaggggaaggttTATTATTTCCATGTGAGGGGGTCGGCGTTTTTGTGGCATCAGATTAGGCATATGGTTGCGATTGTTTTTAATGTTGGGCAGGGGTTGGAAAGGCCGGAGGTTGTGAGGGAGCTGTTGGATGTGGAGAGGAATGGGAGGAAGCCGGGGTATAtcatggccgaggaggtgccgttggtgttgtgggATTGTGTGTTTCCCAAAAGGCCAGAGATTGTCAcgggtgagggggagaggaaggtgttgagtcggggtgaggatgagagggCTTTTATGCATGATCCTGATTTCAAAGGGGAGATCAAgttcgaggatgatggggtggaCTGGGTTTGGCTTGGGGAGGACCAGCCGGGGAATTTGATGGGGAGTAACGGGTTGGTGGATCAGTTGTGGGAGTATTGGCatgagaggaagatggatgagCTGTTGAgtgggttgttgctgcagcaggtggcgacgagggcggatttgacgaggaagctggggaaggaggagacggcgccGAAGAAGAACGGAAAAGAAAATTTGCAGAGGGTGTATAAGGGGGGGAATATGACGAGGTCGTCGGGGGTGTATGTGCCCgtgatgaagaaggagtTGATGCCGACGCCGGTGGAGATTAACCACAAGTGGGCGCAGTCGAAGGGGTTCAAGGACTCGGAGGATATGGCGAATACCAAGAACTGGAGGTCGGTGATCAAAGCCAACAAAGCCGCTgacaaggcggcggcggctggtggtgagaagtCAGTGTGA
- the PRS5_2 gene encoding ribose-phosphate pyrophosphokinase (EggNog:ENOG503NUAS; COG:E; COG:F) has translation MVRNIVVLGGNSHPALVDSVCNALSLPPCNRILTKFSSGESRCEIQDSVRGKDVYIIQTGFGGNGSRLNDHFMDLCIMISACKTGSARRVTAVLPLFPYSRQPDLPYNKAGAPLFKAGSESGKKDYTFDSVPATPAPGIPKTAGLTNGTDITSKLLKTSLTNGNGVQSPIKQNGDGYFPANGVNGTTTPSPVTRTGAYTTHDYENLSHIGAFQAKPGYKQWVAQAGTLVANLLNCAGADHVITMDLHDPQVQGFFDVPVDNLYGRPLLKRYIQQHIPNYKDAVIISPDAGGAKRATAIADSMGVDFALIHKERRPTKITDRQNASMMLVGDVRDRICILVDDLLDTGNTITRAAKLCKKEGATKIYALLTHGVFSGDAINRVQASAIDKVVVTNSVPQDKHKALLGPKLDVLDISPIFAEAIRRVHHGESISVLFNHD, from the exons ATGGTCCGCAACATCGTGGTTCTCGGCGGAAACTCGCACCCGGCCCTGGTCGACAGCGTCTGTAATGCGCTCAGCTTGCCACCATGCAATCGCATCCTGACCAAGTTCTCTTCGGGGGAAAGCCGCTGCGAGATCCAGGACTCGGTTCGAGGCAAGGATGTGTACATCATTCAGACGGGCTTCGGGGGCAACGGCAGCAGGCTCAATGATCATTTCATGGATCTGTGCATCATGATCTCTGCCTGCAAGACAGGTTCGGCGCGTAGGGTCACGGCTGTCCTGCCCTTGTTTCCCTACTCGAGACAGCCAGATCTCCCATACAACAAGGCCGGTGCGCCTCTGTTCAAGGCTGGGTCGGAGAGCGGAAAGAAGGACTATACCTTCGACAGTGTCCCCGCTACGCCAGCCCCCGGTATTCCAAAGACTGCCGGTCTCACCAATGGCACTGATATCACGAGCAAACTGCTCAAAACCTCCCTAACCAACGGGAACGGTGTCCAGTCCCCCATCAAACAAAACGGCGATGGCTATTTCCCTGCGAATGGAGtcaacggcaccaccaccccaagccCCGTCACACGGACTGGGGCCTACACGACGCACGATTATGAGAACCTCTCGCACATTGGCGCATTCCAAGCGAAGCCTGGCTATAAGCAGTGGGTTGCGCAGGCTGGCACGTTGGTCGCGAACCTCTTGAActgtgctggtgctgatcATG TCATCACCATGGATTTGCACGACCCTCAAG TGCAGGGATTCTTTGACGTGCCTGTCGACAACTTGTACGGAAGGCCTCTCCTCAAGCGGTACATCCAGCAGCACATCCCCAACTACAAGGATGCCGTGATCATTTCCCCCGACGCAGGCGGCGCGAAGCGCGCAACAGCGATTGCTGACAGCATGGGCGTTGATTTCGCCCTCATCCACAAG GAACGCCGCCCTACTAAGATCACGGACCGGCAAAACGCAAGcatgatgttggtgggtgatgtgCGGGACCGCATCTGCATTCTCGTCGACGACCTTCTCGATACGGGCAACACCATTACACGCGCTGCCAAGCTCTGCAAAAAGGAGGGTGCGACCAAGATCTACGCCCTTCTGACCCACGGCGTCTTCAGCGGTGACGCTATCAACCGCGTACAGGCATCGGCCATCGACAAGGTGGTTGTGACCAACTCGGTGCCTCAGGACAAGCACAAGGCGCTTCTTGGACCCAAGCTGGATGTTCTGGATATCTCGCCCATCTTTGCCGAGGCGATCCGGCGCGTCCACCATGGTGAATCCATCAGCGTCCTGTTTAATCACGACTAA
- a CDS encoding hypothetical protein (COG:K; EggNog:ENOG503P5W1) — protein MKILEAQSAVLTNYEVYQHLTDIRKRNNSSQPKRRMPEDAFRLSKEVLEYLETKPYPLHDQKEKQHYSQATLELLCEKLAEKFPDITKAEGLAIFDVRPTNIPVLAIIVESLEDRYTEEEQQQLVDLVIEVLGQDDPEPEEEEEEGEEGAEDGDAVQSVETANGA, from the exons ATGAAGATCCTAGAGGCCCAGTCGGCCGTGCTCACCAACTACGAGGTGTATCAGCACCTCACCGATATACGCAAGAGGAACAACAGTAGCCAGCCTAAGAGACGGATGCCCGAAGATGCCTTCCGGCTCAGCAAGGAG GTTCTCGAGTATTTGGAGACGAAGCCATACCCGCTGCACGATCAAAAGGAGAAACAGCACTACAGCCAAGCCACCCTCGAATTGCTCTGCGAGAAGCTGGCGGAGAAGTTTCCCGACATCACGAAGGCCGAAGGTCTCGCCATTTTCGACGTGCGACCTACCAACATCCCAGTTTTGGCTATAATTGTCGAGTCGCTCGAGGACCGGTACACGgaagaggagcagcagcaactcgTTGATCTCGTTATCGAGGTCCTTGGACAAGATGACCCCGagcctgaagaagaagaagaagaaggcgaggaaggcgctGAGGATGGAGACGCAGTTCAGTCTGTTGAGACTGCCAACGGCGCATAG
- a CDS encoding hypothetical protein (EggNog:ENOG503P3S3; COG:S): MTQLTPEEEAASARAAHQAALRKAKREAKIRAGAESRLNKITGLGGGVQRVDPPSTTAPPSTISDATTTSAIPAAASVTASVHDADPEEVDISTSEHFYRPASTNRIPPVESDIDEQALRQMMLGLDGPGVTPPPMGMGMGGGKKMEEDPMMAMMMQMLGGGGAAPGGGGAPPQNPLAGLAGMGGGFPGMPGMEQPPQQQQPPSKIPGLFKILHTLIALSLGLYLLLSTPFTGSKLDRDKSVLADSGAAVFQSEAESQAKRNFAWGFATAEILLFTTRFILESQAGIRGGQSSGILGGLMNFLPPPWKGRVEMGVRYAKVVGRVRGDVLLVVFVLGVGSWLRG; the protein is encoded by the exons atGACGCAACTCACccccgaagaagaagccgcctCGGCGCGCGCAGCCCACCAGGCGGCGCTGAGGAAGGCGAAGCGCGAGGCGAAGATCAGGGCGGGGGCCGAGTCGAGGTTGAATAAGATTACcggtttggggggtggtgtgcaGAGGG TGGACCCTCCGAGCACAACcgcacctccctccaccatcaGTGATGCCACTACTACATCCGCCATCCCTGCTGCCGCTTCTGTTACTGCCTCCGTCCACGATGCCGACCCAGAAGAAGTCGACATCTCCACCTCGGAACACTTCTATCGACCGGCGAGTACGAACCGTATCCCCCCCGTTGAGTCGGACATCGACGAGCAGGCGCTAAGGCAGATGATGCTTGGACTTGACGGACCGGGCGtcacaccaccccccatgggaatggggatgggaggggggaagaaaaTGGAGGAGGAcccgatgatggcgatgatgatgcagatgcttggaggcggtggcgcTGCccccggtggtggtggcgctcCTCCGCAAAACCCGTTGGCTGGTCTTGCTGGCATGGGCGGTGGGTTTCCTGGTATGCCTGGTATGGAACAGccaccccagcaacaacagccgccCTCAAAAATCCCAGGTCTCTTCAAAATCTTGCATACGCTTATCGCCCTTTCGCTGGGGCTGTACCTGCTGCTCAGCACACCCTTCACTGGCTCAAAGCTCGACCGTGACAAGTCGGTCTTGGCGGATTCAGGCGCGGCAGTGTTCCAGTCAGAAGCGGAGAGCCAGGCCAAGAGGAACTTTGCCTGGGGGTTTGCCACTGCGGAGATTTTGCTGTTTACGACGAGGTTTATTTTGGAGAGTCAGGCTGGGATTAGGGGGGGGCAGAGCTCTGGGATCTTGGGCGGGTTGATGAATttcctgccgccgccgtggaAGGGACGGGTCGAGATGGGGGTTAGGTATGCCAAGGTTGTGGgtagggtgaggggggacgtgcttttggttgtttttgttttgggggtggggagttggttgaggggttag
- a CDS encoding hypothetical protein (COG:S; EggNog:ENOG503P2AZ) gives MEEQTITILLLGDEKCGKTTFLSRISQGRPNLRGNVPITMLRDMDQPFVFDIRSRKGQYRFEFFDTSSPESWKLLRPDLVIICYDISQRLSLINLQRVWVKEVRATFNHDRLPMLVLGLKRDLRSENDPNGIIYPQEAYARAQEMRADKYMECSAVTGELLPEVFDDICSTALKSTSEEGGQSEGGCAIM, from the exons ATGGAAGaacaaaccatcaccatccttctGCTGGGAGATGAGAAATGCGGCAAAACCACATTTTTATC ACGGATCAGCCAGGGCCGTCCAAATCTCCGAGGCAATGTTCCAATCACCATGCTGAGGGATATGGACCAACCCTTTGTGTTTGATATCCGATCCCGAAAAGGACAGTACCGCTTCGAGTTCTTCGATACATCCAGCCCTGAAAGCTGGAAACTGCTCCGACCAGACCTCGTAATCATCTGCTATGACATCAGCCAGCGGTTGagcctcatcaacctccagcGAGTC TGGGTAAAGGAGGTGCGGGCGACATTCAACCATGATCGTCTGCCGATGCTCGTGTTGGGTTTAAAGAGGGACTTGCGCTCCGAAAATGATCCAAATGGAATCATATATCCGCAAGAAGCATATGCTCGCGCCCAAGAAATGCGCGCAGACAAATACATGGAATGTTCTGCTGTAACAGGCGAGCTTCTCCCCGAGGTATTTGACGACATATGTAGTACAGCTCTCAAGTCGACgtcggaggagggcggaCAGAGCGAAGGGGGGTGCGCCATCATGTAA
- a CDS encoding hypothetical protein (EggNog:ENOG503NY7V) codes for MEGGFLDGQLYPMGPRVPGLEKRGLAVEMPTPVSGIKFPRAVLAARAEETDCPDPRLCQKPVGSSSMTLPIVLGVCIPLVGAIGVLIYLHRRTVKKNREEDMHDPHKSLDFGLGADFAKKNGAGVANSADPSRFNRQKRQQMSMDMNLSSPYLLPDVGQSRDSLNSLARTLKANDDPYSRSDAGSIRSFAHKNGDAASVYTRAASRSASRQDGPLSPPQTRSPPRLGSMPPNSPLFPPSPSHMRPPQSPLPQPPNKPVNSQGWEEQDIGVATDAPILQQPPAAAQRDARKSPLSPTLKTSDSSLDLAPPVNPFEKPEAQEIDTPTEPTHVGLGLMHGEPAQASVRTSTSTVNSELESKAQRGQPAQAPAVIEPERAEFHDFDFTDMPRMPRSPSPEGRKENQLDADEPRGRNMQRTSHLYDQQEGAANGLGVPMGDNRRLSVGFRPLPPDEITESEDPEYRANRIRSFYKEYFEDSAADRPPMPPMPQNIPAQHQQKRPGPPGPQNGGYYDDYAADAPYFDPASNSFIMPYAQPVSRRAMTPPPSGQRFPGPRGPGGPRGPGPRGPPGPPGLRGPPRPGSSVSNQIGGPSRPGSSMSNAYGRPRAGSTMSGGRFGGNGGNGGNRTPVPPPMDLTTLPTPSMMKDDSFAILNAADFAPPENFASRARGRSQSPAGERRPYERKVPVHSPLVNAFDELPVLPSPHTLRKSSTFTGLDFAPPRKFVNDNDARSDAGSIRSNRSGLSNVHAQAIKNGAGRISKLPGDQIFTPDALAQTLKPSWGLRDKV; via the exons ATGGAGGGAGGATTTTTAGATGGACAGCTTTATCCCATGGGGCCTAGGGTCCCGGGACTGGAGAAGCGCGGCCTCGCCGTGGAGATGCCGACGCCAGTTTCTGGAATCAAGTTCCCTCGCGCCGTTTTGGCTGCGAGAGCCGAGGAGACCGACTGCCCGGATCCGCGACTTTGCCAGAAGCCGGTTGGCTCGTCTTCCATGACCTTGCCAATTGTTCTTGGAGTATG CATTCCCTTGGTTGGAGCGATTGGTGTTTTGATTTACCTTCACCGGAGGACGGTCAAAAAGAacagggaggaggatatgcATGATCCCCACAAGTCCCTGGATTTTGGGTTGGGCGCCGATTTTGCGAAGAAGAACGGCGCCGGTGTGGCTAACAGTGCCGACCCGTCGCGCTTCAACCGTCAAAAGCGCCAGCAAATGTCAATGGACATGAACCTTTCCAGCCCCTATCTTCTCCCGGATGTTGGCCAATCTCGGGATTCCCTCAACTCTCTGGCCCGCACTCTCAAGGCAAACGATGACCCGTACAGCCGTAGCGATGCTGGTTCGATAAGATCGTTCGCGCACAAGAACGGAGACGCCGCCTCGGTGTACACTCGCGCTGCTAGTCGCTCTGCCAGTCGCCAGGATGGCCCGCTTTCCCCCCCTCAGACAAGGAGTCCTCCACGCCTCGGCAGCATGCCGCCCAACtcgccccttttccccccatCGCCGAGCCATATGCGCCCACCACAGTCACCCCTTCCTCAGCCACCCAACAAGCCGGTCAACTCGCAAGGGTGGGAAGAGCAAGACATTGGTGTTGCAACGGATGCGCCCATTCTTCAACAACCGCCCGCTGCCGCTCAAAGGGATGCTCGGAaatctcctctctctcctacTCTCAAGACCAGCGACTCTAGCCTTGATCTCGCTCCTCCAGTTAATCCCTTCGAGAAGCCCGAGGCTCAAGAAATTGACACTCCCACCGAGCCCACTCATGTTGGTCTGGGACTCATGCACGGCGAGCCCGCTCAGGCCTCAGTCAGGACCTCCACTTCGACGGTCAACAGCGAACTCGAGAGCAAAGCGCAACGCGGGCAGCCCGCCCAAGCGCCTGCTGTGATCGAGCCTGAACGCGCTGAGTTCCACGACTTCGACTTCAccgatatgcccaggatgCCCCGGTCACCCTCGCCCGAGGGCCGCAAGGAGAACCAACTTGATGCGGACGAGCCCAGAGGCCGTAATATGCAGAGGACGTCACATCTGTATGACCAGCAGGAGGGGGCTGCGAATGGCTTGGGCGTCCCGATGGGCGACAACCGTCGTCTTTCTGTTGGTTTCCGTCCTCTGCCGCCAGACGAGATCACGGAATCCGAGGACCCAGAGTACAGAGCCAACCGCATCAGATCTTTCTACAAGGAGTACTTTGAGGATTCCGCTGCTGACAGACCACCGATGCCACCCATGCCCCAGAACATCCCagcccagcaccagcaaAAGCGCCCTGGGCCGCCCGGGCCACAGAACGGAGGGTACTACGATGACTACGCCGCGGATGCTCCTTACTTTGATCCTGCCTCGAACTCTTTCATCATGCCGTATGCCCAGCCTGTTTCTCGCCGTGCCATGACACCGCCCCCATCCGGACAGAGATTCCCCGGTCCCAGAGGTCCTGGTGGTCCAAGAGGTCCCGGTCCGAGAGGACCGCCCGGCCCGCCCGGCCTCCGCGGTCCTCCCAGACCTGGGTCTTCCGTTTCCAACCAGATCGGCGGTCCCTCCCGCCCGGGATCCAGCATGTCGAACGCCTACGGCCGTCCCCGTGCCGGTTCCACCATGTCCGGTGGCCGTTTCGGTGGTAACGGTGGTAACGGTGGCAACAGAACGCCCGTTCCTCCCCCGATGgatctcaccaccctcccaaccccctccatgATGAAAGACGACTCGTTTGCCATCCTGAACGCGGCCGACTTCGCTCCTCCCGAGAACTTTGCCTCGCGTGCCCGTGGCAGATCCCAGAGCCCAGCTGGCGAGCGCCGGCCGTATGAGAGGAAGGTCCCAGTGCACTCGCCCTTGGTGAACGCCTTTGATGAGCTCCCCGTTCTCCCCAGCCC TCACACCCTCCGCAAATCTAGCACCTTTACCGGTCTCGACTTTGCGCCTCCCCGCAAGTTcgtcaacgacaacgacgccCGCAGCGACGCCGGCTCCATCCGCAGCAACCGCAGCGGCTTGTCGAATGTGCACGCCCAAGCCATCAAGAACGGCGCGGGCCGCATCAGCAAGCTGCCCGGCGACCAGATCTTCACCCCAGACGCCCTGGCTCAGACCTTGAAGCCATCGTGGGGTCTGCGTGACAAGGTgtaa
- a CDS encoding hypothetical protein (EggNog:ENOG503NWEY; COG:P) translates to MAVPRVAGGSPGPAGFMSNSSSSPSSWPQPTQPTQPPPPPPPPPPASPPPASQPQHIQLPQQNISHLSVHTQNVNVNTTSPRSPHQLQQRPPLPRMGSIGYESPDEFEPPNYNPAPGQGGFSSYYRNRHPGRSGTSTPATIHTHAPYLEFSTPDSLEGMMNRAGNNAKYGNGKVSIKDRICCVQWNWFTMTMATGGVANVLHSIPYESRWLTGIGLAFYFLNICLFIMNCVLISLRFHWRPGSFVESFTDQMESLFISSLIVSLATILITTAQYGIPHVGDWLLSLLEALFWVYVGLSTLSSAGLYLTLWSTQVFPIHTMTPVWVFPAYPLLLTAPMAANLISAATQSGRIDLLNPIAISLASLTTQGTGFLIAFMISASFLYRLMTQKLPRDHQRPGVFISIGPSGFTAAGLVSLGGLASDIFPSDHTLSADILKVMAYMTGLWLWGLSIWFFLVSVGSLWKYLRPEKKENFKFQMTWFSFVFPNTALVTATEAIGIQLGAEGLKVFGCVLAAGIVIVWCLVVGRMVDCLWKRELLWPKEGEGRRNRQEQGQETD, encoded by the exons ATGGCCGTCCCAAGAGTGGCCGGTGGTTCCCCCGGCCCTGCAGGGTTCatgagcaacagcagcagctcaccGTCGTCATGGCCACAGCCTACACAACctacacaaccaccaccaccaccaccaccaccaccaccagcttcaccaccaccagcttcacaaccacaacacatACAACTACCACAACAAAATATCAGTCATTTGTCTGTTCATACCCAAAATGTTAacgtcaacaccacctccccgcgATCTCCTCATCAGCTACAGCAACGGCCACCACTCCCGCGCATGGGGAGCATAGGGTATGAATCACCAGACGAGTTTGAGCCTCCCAATTACAACCCTGCTCCGGGTCAAGGGGGGTTTTCATCATATTATCGGAATCGCCACCCCGGGAGGAGTGGTACGTCCACACCGGCCACCATACATACCCATGCACCGTACTTGGAGTTTTCGACGCCGGACTCCCtggaggggatgatgaacCGGGCAGGAAATAATGCCAAGTATGGGAATGGGAAAGTGAGCATCAAAGACCGGATTTGCTGTGTGCAGTGGAATTGGTTTACCATGACCATG GCGACAGGCGGAGTAGCCAATGTTCTTCACTCGATACCCTACGAATCGCGCTGGCTGACCGGCATCGGGCTTGCTTTTTACTTTCTCAACATTTGTTTGTTCATAATGAACTGTGTATTAATCTCGTTGCGGTTTCATTGGCGGCCGGGAAGCTTTGTCGAGTCGTTCACGGACCAGATGGAGTCGTTGTTTATTTCTTCCCTT ATTGTATCACTAGCGACGATTCTCATCACCACGGCCCAGTATGGTATTCCTCACGTTGGTGACTGGCTTCTCTCTTTGTTGGAGGCGCTGTTTTGGGTTTACGTGGGGTTAAGCACGCTATCTTCTGCGGGCCTTTATCTCACTCTTTGGTCCACTCA AGTCTTTCCAATCCACACCATGACTCCGGTCTGGGTCTTCCCCGCCTACCCTCTCTTGCTGACCGCCCCTATGGCCGCGAACCTCATCTCTGCCGCCACCCAATCCGGCCGCATTGACCTGTTAAACCCTATTGCTATCTCCTTAGCCAGCTTGACCACTCAGGGCACCGGCTTCCTAATCGCCTTTATgatctcggcctccttcctctACCGCCTCATGACTCAAAAACTTCCCCGTGACCATCAACGTCCCGGTGTCTTCATCAGTATCGGTCCGTCAGGTTTCACCGCGGCAGGTCTTGTCTCCCTCGGTGGCCTAGCATCCGATATTTTCCCCTCCGACCACACCCTCTCAGCGGATATACTCAAAGTCATGGCATACATGACTGGCCTTTGGCTCTGGGGGTTGAGCATCTGGTTCTTCTTGGTGTCTGTGGGTTCCCTTTGGAAATATCTCCGtccggagaagaaggagaactTCAAGTTCCAGATGACGTGGTTCAGCTTTGTATTTCCTAACACTGCGCTGGTCACGGCGACGGAGGCGATTGGGATACAGCTGGGGGCTGAAGGGTTGAAGGTCTTTGGGTGTGTGCTGGCAGCGGGGATTGTAATTGTTtggtgcttggtggtggggaggatggtggactGTTTGTGGAAGCGGGAGTTGCTTTGGCccaaggagggggaggggaggaggaaccgGCAGGAACAGGGTCAGGAAACGGATTAG